The following coding sequences are from one Eucalyptus grandis isolate ANBG69807.140 chromosome 11, ASM1654582v1, whole genome shotgun sequence window:
- the LOC120289708 gene encoding ankyrin-3-like produces MTDSRDGNVFHLAASLNVAPVFKLSGPETEYLAREQDMNGDLPIHIARKRGCVDLIEKLLPISAPYNRRGQAILHLTAKYGRTQVVRYVLRHPKLWIMMHDKDDAGNTPLHLAAKYSQPAALIPFVLAKRINPTRVDHESLIALTIARNLSIREPTLRKFITLLYLPFRSTAPNSQQAKDLKLRRVVKLEFKIWRA; encoded by the exons ATGACTGACTCCAGAGACGGTAATGTGTTCCATCTAGCAGCTTCTTTGAATGTTGCCCCAGTATTCAAACTCTCAGGACCAGAAACTGAGTATTTGGCCCGAGAACAAGACATGAATGGGGATCTTCCCATTCATATTGCGAGGAAGAGGGGTTGTGTTGATCTAATCGAGAAGCTACTTCCGATATCAGCTCCGTATAACAGGCGAGGACAAGCCATTCTTCATTTGACAGCAAAATATGGAAGAACTCAAGTAGTGAGATATGTACTTAGACATCCAAAACTGTGGATCATGATGCATGATAAAGATGATGCTGGAAATACACCTTTACACTTGGCAGCGAAGTATTCACAACCTGCCGCTTTGATTCCTTTTGTGCTGGCTAAAAGAATTAATCCCACCCGTGTCGACCACGAAAGCTTGATTGCTCTTACCATTGCTCGAAATCTCTCCATAAGGGAGCCTACATTACGGAAG TTCATCACCCTGCTCTATTTGCCGTTCAGGTCAACGGCTCCCAATTCACAGCAAGCTAAGGATCTTAAGCTCCGCCGCGTCGTCAAACTCGAGTTCAAGATCTGGAGGGCTTGA
- the LOC120289707 gene encoding protein ACCELERATED CELL DEATH 6-like — translation MDVKVSIGDEVVMNTSIEVAVQKDEGGASLNNASATTRTAEQQDPAKVYAAAKNLADVIKGANVEDIISAIETLACQADSSAVFNFRRLSRGSLLHIAAATGKSNILRLLLDRVDAYLIAAPDDWGNTPLHIATKAKASGVVAMLIRHARDLPDVDDKNWILRMKNNHGNTALHEAVLTCDVDLVSHLLNENSELVYLANADQKSPLYLAIDTCDPKIFQVLFSPSLDPSRIEGLPPVRGAVARKQYGLLGEILKKNVKLFAITDSKGGNVFHLATFWNVPQVFELLRPETEYLARERDNNGDLPIHIASKMGHVELIDKLHPVSQWVNGKGQTILHVAAKYGREEVVRSILKHPDLREMINERDHDGNTPSHLAVKYLQPATLVHLVLDKRMNPSLLNHERLAVVDSVPHHSPKGLQRTMSAERPDRFIVKPEARDIVYRRRILKGPANLEEAINTLLVVATLVTTVTFTAGFAVPGGLNSSDMASKDDRGVATMLGNRKFQEFVICNTFAMFCSMTSVVVLMLAYLSHLKLFYFKLALKLLGMSLPAMSYAFLIGVNLTVGKLPWLATTISIIGSFFIFIIIITGSLSWWVVHEILIFDIVIPYLAPFRPMILWCFRPYLHLLRVATTLDWDDSEEDRTGSKTSASPPLGGGGKD, via the exons ATGGACGTAAAGGTATCTATAGGAGACGAGGTTGTCATGAACACCTCGATCGAGGTGGCGGTCcagaaggatgaaggaggagcTTCCCTGAATAATGCATCGGCGACCACGCGAACTGCGGAGCAACAAGATCCAGCAAAAGTGTATGCAGCTGCTAAAAATCTAGCCGATGTCATCAAAGGCGCCAATGTCGAGGATATCATTTCCGCGATCGAAACGCTTGCCTGTCAAGCTGATTCGTCTGCCGTTTTCAATTTCCGGAGGCTGTCGAGGGGTTCGCTACTCCACATTGCAGCAGCCACCGGCAAGAGCAACATCCTGAGGCTCCTGCTTGATCGTGTCGATGCCTACCTCATAGCCGCCCCAGATGATTGGGGGAATACCCCTCTCCACATCGCCACTAAGGCCAAGGCATCTGGAGTCGTCGCTATGCTGATTCGCCATGCAAGAGACCTCCCCGACGTGGATGACAAGAACTGGATCCTGAGGATGAAGAACAATCATGGAAACACCGCTTTGCACGAGGCCGTGCTTACATGTGACGTTGACTTGGTGAGCCATCTGTTGAACGAAAATTCGGAGCTCGTGTACTTGGCGAACGCGGATCAGAAATCTCCCCTGTACCTGGCCATTGACACCTGCGACCCCAAGATATTTCAGGTTTTATTTTCGCCCTCGCTTGACCCATCAAGAATAGAAGGCTTGCCGCCCGTTCGTGGTGCTGTTGCACGTAAACAATATG GTTTACTGGGCGAGATACTAAAAAAGAACGTGAAGCTATTTGCAATTACAGACTCCAAAGGCGGTAATGTATTCCATCTAGCAACTTTCTGGAATGTGCCCCAAGTATTTGAACTCTTACGACCAGAAACCGAATATTTGGCTCGAGAACGAGACAACAATGGGGATCTTCCAATTCATATTGCGAGCAAGATGGGTCATGTTGAACTAATCGATAAGCTACATCCAGTGTCACAGTGGGTAAATGGGAAAGGACAAACCATTCTTCATGTGGCAGCAAAATACGGAAGAGAAGAAGTAGTGAGATCTATACTCAAACATCCGGATCTGAGGGAGATGATAAATGAAAGAGACCATGACGGAAATACACCTTCACACTTGGCAGTGAAGTATTTACAACCCGCCACTTTGGTTCATCTTGTGCTGGATAAAAGAATGAACCCCTCCCTCCTCAACCATGAACGTTTGGCTGTTGTCGACAGTGTTCCACATCACTCACCAAAAGGATTACAGCGG ACTATGTCAGCTGAGAGACCAGATCGATTCATAGTTAAGCCAGAAGCTCGAGACATAGTGTACAGGCGCAGAATTTTGAAAGGTCCTGCCAATTTGGAAGAGGCTATCAATACCTTGTTGGTGGTGGCGACGCTTGTGACCACTGTGACTTTCACAGCTGGTTTCGCAGTTCCTGGAGGATTGAACAGCTCAGACATGGCATCCAAAGATGACAGGGGCGTGGCTACGATGCTGGGCAATAGAAAGTTCCAGGAATTCGTGATTTGCAACACCTTCGCGATGTTCTGCTCAATGACCTCGGTCGTTGTCTTGATGTTAGCATACCTCTCccacttaaaattattttacttcaaGCTTGCACTAAAGCTACTAGGAATGTCACTCCCGGCAATGTCCTACGCTTTCTTAATTGGTGTCAACTTGACCGTTGGCAAACTCCCTTGGCTTGCCACCACGATATCAATTATCGGATCttttttcatcttcatcatcatcatcacggGTTCTTTATCTTGGTGGGTGGTTCATGAAATATTAATCTTTGACATAGTTATCCCCTACCTTGCTCCTTTCCGCCCTATGATACTCTGGTGTTTCCGCCCTTACCTTCATCTTTTACGAGTTGCGACGACGCTCGATTGGGATGACTCAGAAGAAGACAGAACGGGGAGCAAGACCTCTGCTAGTCCGCCTCTGGGTGGTGGCGGTAAAGATTGA